One Alnus glutinosa chromosome 3, dhAlnGlut1.1, whole genome shotgun sequence genomic region harbors:
- the LOC133863629 gene encoding wound-induced protein 1 — MRLLTGTATASASSFSFIPQSITSFGPTVLVEGCDRACSISWVHAWTVSDGVITQLREYFNTSLTVTRLGNSNPSSPSSSDYESTSSASSSKAEITPLHCPSLWESSVSSWVGKSLPGLVLAI, encoded by the coding sequence ATGCGCCTTCTCACCGGCACTGCCACAGCCTCTGCCTCGTCCTTTAGCTTCATCCCCCAGTCCATAACCTCCTTCGGGCCCACCGTCCTCGTCGAGGGCTGCGATCGCGCCTGCTCCATTTCCTGGGTCCACGCCTGGACGGTCTCTGATGGGGTAATTACTCAGCTCAGGGAGTACTTCAACACGTCCCTCACCGTCACCCGCCTCGGCAACTCCAACCCATCTTCACCCTCGTCGTCGGATTACGAGTCCACCTCGTCAGCATCGTCATCGAAGGCTGAGATCACGCCACTCCATTGCCCATCCCTTTGGGAGAGCAGCGTCTCCAGTTGGGTCGGAAAGTCTCTTCCGGGTCTGGTCCTGGCAATATAA
- the LOC133863069 gene encoding uncharacterized protein LOC133863069, whose protein sequence is MNSTDNGTHKEEVEESNGAKVNGQIPLDISASPKTLLRNENHQKRFSDTLTAPLSRIRLLKFGSASARFKRIADERDEISRSVDSSSGHRFQERLNGVFARKINWGSLMKLGKEWIKNPMNMALFAWITCVAVSGAILFFVMTGMLNSALPKKPQRDVWFEVNNQILNALFTLMCLYQHPKRLYHLVLLCRWKPDDVSKLRKIYCKNGTYKPHEWTHMMVVVVLLQINCFAQYALCGLNLGYRRSQRPAIGVGICISVAIAAPAAAGLYTIISPLGRDYDSPMDEEAQVRTASGDGLNVTRLKSLQKRYSFATRDEQQIVENRPRWSGGILDFWDDISLAYLSLFCSFCVFGWNMERLGFGNMYVHIATFVLFCMAPFWIFILAAVNIDNDAVREALGVTGVVLCAFGLLYGGFWRIQMRKRFNLPAYNFCCGEPAVADCTLWLCCCWCSLAQEVRTGNSYDIVEDKFCRKQMDHGDPLPISPLPREEAVVQSISGPSSPMGNGTSPSTILTTSSPSPSRLSKGYYSPDRLLSTVKEEFSAGGRDETMTPPSTSRIQREPTH, encoded by the coding sequence ATGAATTCAACTGATAACGGCACGCACAAGGAAGAAGTTGAGGAATCTAATGGTGCTAAAGTGAACGGTCAAATTCCTCTTGACATATCAGCATCTCCAAAGACACTACTAAGGAATGAAAACCATCAAAAAAGGTTTTCTGATACCTTAACTGCTCCTCTTAGTAGAATAAGGCTCCTCAAGTTTGGCTCTGCATCTGCCAGGTTCAAGCGCATAGCTGATGAGAGAGATGAGATTTCACGCTCTGTGGATTCTTCAAGTGGTCACCGTTTCCAAGAACGCCTCAATGGGGTTTTCGCTCGGAAAATCAATTGGGGTTCTCTCATGAAACTGGGCAAAGAATGGATTAAAAACCCAATGAATATGGCTCTGTTTGCATGGATCACCTGCGTTGCTGTTTCAGGTGCCATTCTATTCTTTGTTATGACCGGAATGTTAAACAGTGCGCTACCCAAGAAGCCCCAGAGGGATGTTTGGTTTGAAGTAAACAATCAAATTCTCAATGCATTGTTTACTCTTATGTGTTTGTACCAGCACCCAAAACGGTTATACCACCTTGTACTTCTGTGCAGATGGAAACCAGATGACGTTTCTAAACTTAGAAAGATTTACTGCAAGAATGGGACCTACAAGCCCCATGAATGGACTCACATGATGGTTGTTGTTGTTCTCCTGCAAATAAATTGTTTTGCTCAGTATGCGCTTTGTGGTCTAAACTTGGGGTACAGGAGATCTCAACGGCCAGCCATAGGAGTTGGAATATGTATATCTGTTGCAATTGCTGCACCTGCTGCTGCTGGCTTATACACGATTATTAGCCCCCTTGGTAGGGATTATGATTCTCCAATGGATGAGGAAGCACAGGTTCGGACCGCCAGTGGTGATGGGCTGAATGTGACGAGATTGAAATCGTTACAGAAAAGATATTCTTTTGCAACAAGAGATGAACAGCAGATTGTTGAGAATAGACCACGATGGAGTGGGGGGATTCTTGATTTTTGGGATGATATCTCTCTAGCATATCTCTCACTTTTCTGTAGCTTTTGTGTATTTGGGTGGAATATGGAGAGACTTGGATTTGGCAATATGTATGTCCATATCGccacttttgttttattttgtatggCTCCTTTCTGGATATTCATCTTGGCTGCTGTGAATATTGACAATGATGCTGTTAGGGAAGCTCTAGGTGTTACTGGGGTTGTTCTTTGTGCCTTTGGTTTACTCTATGGTGGCTTTTGGAGGATCCAAATGAGAAAGAGATTCAATTTGCCTGCTTATAACTTCTGTTGCGGTGAACCAGCAGTTGCTGACTGCACACTATGGCTATGCTGTTGTTGGTGTTCTCTTGCTCAGGAAGTGCGGACCGGGAATTCCTATGATATTGTGGAAGATAAGTTCTGCAGGAAACAAATGGACCATGGTGACCCACTGCCGATTTCACCTTTGCCTCGTGAAGAGGCAGTGGTTCAGTCCATATCTGGCCCAAGCTCTCCAATGGGGAATGGCACTAGCCCATCCACGATTCTTACAACTAGTTCTCCAAGCCCTAGTAGACTTTCAAAGGGATATTATAGCCCAGATAGGCTACTTTCTACAGTGAAAGAAGAGTTTTCTGCAGGAGGTAGGGATGAAACTATGACTCCACCATCTACATCGCGGATACAAAGAGAACCAACCCACTGA
- the LOC133864549 gene encoding alpha-soluble NSF attachment protein 2, whose amino-acid sequence MGDQMARAEEFEKKAEKKLSGWGLFGSKYEDAADLFDKAANSFKLAKSWDKAGSTYIKLANCHLKLESKHEAAQAYVDAAHCYKKTSVNEAISCLDQAVNLFCDIGRLSMAARYFKEIAELYESEHNIEQAIVYFEKSADFFQNEEVTTSANQCKQKVAQFSAQLEQYPKSIEIYEEIARQSMNNNLLKYGVKGHLLNAGLCQLCKGDVVAITNALERYQELDPTFSGTREYRFLADIAAAVDEEDVVKFTDVIKEFDSMTPLDSWKTTLLLRVKEKLKAKELEEDDLT is encoded by the exons ATGGGGGATCAGATGGCTCGAGCAGAGGAGTTCGAGAAGAAAGCAGAGAAGAAGCTCAGCGGCTGGGGATTATTCGGCTCCAAGTATGAAGACGCCGCCGATCTCTTCGATAAAGCTGCTAATTCCTTTAAGCTCGCCAAATCCT GGGATAAGGCTGGATCAACATATATAAAGTTGGCAAACTGTCATTTAAAG TTGGAAAGCAAACATGAAGCTGCCCAAGCTTATGTTGATGCTGCTCATTGCTATAAGAAAACATCTGTGAATG AGGCCATATCTTGCTTAGATCAGGCAGTAAATCTGTTTTGTGATATTGGAAGGCTCAGCATGGCTGCAAGATACTTCAAG GAAATTGCTGAATTGTACGAGTCTGAACACAACATTGAGCAGGCTATTGTTTACTTTGAAAAGTCAGCCGACTTCTTCCAAAATGAAGAAGTAACAACTTCTGCCAATCAGTGCAAGCAGAAAGTCGCGCAATTTTCTGCTCAACTAGAACA ATATCCGAAGTCGATTGAGATTTATGAAGAGATAGCACGACAGTCAATGAATAATAACTTGCTGAAGTATGGAGTTAAAGGACACCTTCTTAATGCTGGCCTTTGCCAACTCTGCAAAGGTGATGTTGTAGCAATTACCAATGCATTAGAGCGATATCAG GAACTGGATCCAACTTTTTCCGGAACACGTGAATACAGATTTTTAGCA GATATTGCTGCTGCAGTTGACGAGGAAGATGTTGTGAAGTTTACTGATGTAATCAAAGAATTTGATAGCATGACTCCGCTG GATTCATGGAAGACGACTCTTCTTTTGAGGGTGAAGGAAAAGCTGAAGGCCAAAGAACTAGAGGAAGATGATCTTacctga
- the LOC133864529 gene encoding amino acid transporter AVT6C, giving the protein MSPAAKLQVPLLPEHKPALRHASVCGAVFNVSTSIIGAGIMSIPATLKVLGVIPAFLLILVIALLSDVSVEFLLRFTHSGDTTTYAGVMKESFGRVGSTATQVCVMITNLGCLIMYLIIIGDVLSGSHPEGVVHLGILQKWFGIHWWNSREFALLVTVAFILLPLVLLRRVESLKFSSAISVLLAVVFVGISSMMAIFALVEGKAKSPRLLPHLDNQVSFFDLFTAVPVIVTAFTFHFNVHPIGFELGKSSDMMKAVRISLVLCAAIYFAIGLFGYLLFGDSLMSDILVNFDRNSGSAIGSLLNDIVRLSYALHVMLVFPLLNFSLRANIDEFLFPKKPLLATDTRRFLSLTLVLLVISYLAAIAIPNIWYFFQFLGSTSAVCLAFIFPGAVALRDVHGISTERDRIMAAVMVILAVVTSTIAISSNIHTFFGNKS; this is encoded by the exons ATGTCTCCGGCAGCCAAACTACAGGTGCCACTTCTACCGGAGCACAAACCTGCGCTGAGGCATGCGTCGGTATGCGGGGCGGTGTTCAACGTGTCAACGAGCATAATTGGCGCCGGCATCATGTCCATTCCGGCCACGCTTAAGGTCCTCGGTGTTATTCCTGCTTTTTTGCTGATCCTGGTTATTGCTTTGTTGAGTGATGTCTCGGTGGAGTTCTTGTTGAGGTTTACTCACTCGGGTGATACAACAACCTACGCCGGTGTCATGAAGGAGTCTTTTGGTCGGGTGGGATCGACGGCCACACAAGTTTGTGTTATGATTACTaatcttgggtgtttgattaTGTACCTGATTATCATCG gGGACGTCCTCTCTGGAAGTCACCCTGAAGGAGTGGTCCACTTGGGCATTTTGCAGAAATGGTTTGGCATTCACTGGTGGAATTCGCGGGAATTCGCACTCCTCGTCACCGTTGCCTTCATTTTACTTCCATTGGTCCTTTTACGGCGAGTAG AGTCGCTGAAGTTCAGTTCAGCAATATCGGTTCTACTTGCAGTGGTATTTGTTGGCATAAGTTCTATGATGGCAATCTTTGCACTCGTGGAAGGGAAAGCAAAGAGCCCGAGATTGCTACCTCACTTGGACAATCAAGTCTCCTTCTTTGACCTTTTCACCGCAGTCCCTGTCATTGTGACAGCCTTCACATTCCATTTCAATG TTCACCCAATTGGGTTCGAGCTTGGCAAGTCTTCTGATATGATGAAAGCAGTTCGAATATCACTAGTACTTTGCGCTGCCATCTACTTTGCCATCGGCCTCTTTGGGTACCTTTTGTTTGGCGATTCCCTCATGTCGGATATACTCGTAAATTTTGATCGGAATTCGGGTTCAGCAATTGGTTCATTATTAAATGACATTGTACGGTTGAGCTATGCACTGCATGTCATGTTGGTGTTCCCTCTTTTGAACTTCTCATTGAGGGCCAACATAGATGAGTTCCTTTTCCCTAAGAAGCCCCTTTTGGCCACAGACACCAGAAGATTTCTATCCCTCACTCTTGTTCTGCTAGTCATCTCTTACCTGGCTGCAATTGCCATCCCAAATATATGGTACTTTTTTCAGTTCCTTGGATCAACCTCTGCAGTCTGCCTAGCCTTCATCTTTCCTGGTGCTGTTGCTCTCAG GGATGTTCATGGTATATCAACAGAAAGGGATAGGATTATGGCAGCAGTAATGGTAATCCTGGCTGTAGTAACAAGCACAATTGCCATTTCCTCCAATATACACACTTTCTTTGGAAACAAGTCATAG
- the LOC133864262 gene encoding uncharacterized protein LOC133864262, whose product MRTLAAQLTSYFCRREPGWNVQSRNFSSLNAKDELSIERDAERKIGWLLKLIFAGTASAVAYQLFPYLGENLMQQSVSLLHVKDPLFKRMGASRIARFAIDDERRMKIVEIGGAKDLLNMLGAAKDDRTRKEALKALVALSHSDEAARALHHAGAVSVIRCTPDSFEDAEAEKYKSSLLKRFQDLRYDVSS is encoded by the exons ATGCGCACGTTAGCAGCCCAGCTCACTTCT TATTTCTGTAGAAGAGAGCCTGGATGGAATGTGCAATCTCGCAATTTCTCATCATTAAATGCAAAAG ATGAGCTCTCCATTGAGCGGGATGCTGAAAGAAAGATAGGGTGGTTATTGAAACTAATCTTTGCTGGGACTGCGTCAGCTGTTGCTTATCAGTTATTTCCTTACTTGG GAGAAAATTTGATGCAACAGTCTGTGTCACTCTTGCACGTCAAGGATCCGTTGTTTAAGAGAATGGGTGCATCTAGAATAGCTCGGTTTGCAATAGATG ATGAAAGGAGGATGAAAATAGTAGAGATTGGCGGGGCTAAAGATCTCTTAAATATGTTGGGGGCTGCTAAAGACGACCGCACACGGAAGGAAGCATTGAAGGCCCTTGTTGCACTCTCACACTCAG ATGAAGCTGCTAGAGCTTTGCACCATGCTGGGGCAGTCTCAGTTATTAGGTGTACCCCAGATTCCTTCGAGGATGCAGAGGCTGAGAAATACAAGTCAAGCCTACTGAAGAGATTCCAAGATCTGAGATATGATGTTTCATCTTGA